In a genomic window of Lathamus discolor isolate bLatDis1 chromosome 4, bLatDis1.hap1, whole genome shotgun sequence:
- the NRIP1 gene encoding nuclear receptor-interacting protein 1 — MTHGEELGSEMHQDSVVLTYLEGLLMHQAAGGSGTATDKKSTGHSGEDQNIKISGNIFPSCQSNGPVLNTNTYQGSGMLHLKKARLLQSSEDWNAAKRRRLSDSIVDLDGKKEALLAGMVENVPKGKQDSTLLASLLQSFSSRLQSVALSQQIRQSLKEQGYSLNHDSLQVEKDLRCYGVASSHLKTLLKKSKAKDQKLDSSLPDITKNLPKERFIESPHAVQSGPKVINEPLSCAARLQAVASMVEKRSSPAASPKPSVACSQLALLLSSEAHLQQYSREHALKAQNANQIASERLAAMARLQESTQKDIGQFGLAKGMTSHLNGQAGSSTKPVSSKSNMAPFQSSVGVMHSSPKTGGYKSTLERSNLKTSPSNSLLLHLLKSQNTTKHMKGCEQIERASNFEDGSTPTTIDEYSDNNPSFTEDDSSDDESSHSNCLPIDLSFKQRTDKPDAGPPASLDNLTQSLLHNWDPKVSCPENKEDKDTPKASKLNPHQKVTLLQLLLGHKSEENVDKITDPQGPHSAADVAKFTVQTGKRTPITDSPSASRMTPLSTPPLLASTKADSPINLSHQSLAIKRSSPPYACSIQPERLVNPASKHLIDLSKSKEIQGTKLSRNDSPQNSSAFSASKLLQNLAQCGMQTSMSSEEQRASKHLLAGNTDKPVGLIDRLNSPLLTNKLGTHEENNKIFSCQPAPAEQGIPGSEIENLLERRTVLQLLLGTPSKGKSEKKERMLLRDESSQEQTDKALNEQILTVKIKTEPSEESNIPYNSNAQQVRDGKDNAFQGFVHSLQRNAATSPASKELKSEPISPQDFSFSKNGLLSRLLRQNQDSYPADELDRSHRNNELTHLESKSLCTVPKKRKLHAEPLESPLKKMKSNMSDAANNHASPTEALYGPLLNQQELKFSRSDAEFKYTVSHSSNNESENRSWSRDSKGFNVLKQLLLSENCERDLSQHRNHILAEGKKKGNKTSATINKPEFSISSVNALMGSPVQQNNCVDHRTFQYPVTVKSPAGSPFPEHLGSAVSRLESDQFSMCPMPSEKGPIRWVITGMDKNDYEKDSPRLTKTNPILYYMLQKGGNSVSSQEAHDKEIWNGPSFTDSSTHVTIKEELISDAELKTPFTNLRSPYNSHIGSKTTHQHAVNGEVHGLLEKVRTIKKEPE, encoded by the coding sequence ATGACTCATGGAGAAGAGCTTGGCTCTGAGATGCACCAGGATTCTGTTGTTCTAACTTACCTAGAGGGATTACTAATGCATCAAGCAGCAGGAGGCTCAGGTACTGCAACTGACAAGAAGTCTACTGGGCATAGTGGAGAGGATCAAAACATTAAGATTTCTGGAAATATATTTCCCAGCTGTCAAAGTAATGGTCCAGTTCTTAACACAAATACATATCAGGGATCCGGCATGCTGCACCTCAAAAAAGCAAGACTGTTGCAGTCTTCAGAAGACTGGAATGCAGCAAAGAGAAGGCGGTTGTCTGATTCCATCGTGGATTTAGatggaaaaaaggaagctttGTTAGCTGGCATGGTTGAAAATGTGCCTAAAGGCAAACAGGATAGCACATTACTTGCCTCTTTGCTTCAGTCATTCAGCTCTAGGCTGCAGAGTGTTGCTCTGTCACAGCAGATTAGGCAGAGCCTTAAGGAGCAAGGGTATTCCCTTAACCACGATTCTTTACAAGTGGAGAAAGACTTAAGGTGCTATGGTGTTGCATCCAGTCACCTGAAGACTCTCCTGaagaagagcaaagcaaaagatCAGAAGCTGGACAGCAGCCTGCCTGATATAACAAAGAACCTGCCCAAAGAGAGGTTTATCGAATCTCCTCATGCGGTGCAGAGTGGACCTAAAGTGATAAATGAGCCACTGTCATGTGCTGCAAGATTGCAAGCTGTTGCAAGCATGGTAGAGAAACGATCTAGTCCTGCTGCTTCACCGAAGCCCAGCGTAGCATGCAGCCAGCTAGCTTTACTCCTTTCGAGTGAAGCTCACTTGCAGCAGTACTCCAGGGAACATGctttaaaagcacaaaatgcaAATCAAATAGCAAGTGAGAGACTTGCAGCTATGGCCAGATTACAGGAAAGCACTCAGAAAGATATTGGCCAGTTTGGTTTAGCAAAAGGAATGACAAGCCATCTCAATGGTCAAGCAGGATCATCAACCAAACCAGTATCTAGCAAAAGCAATATGGCACCATTTCAGAGTTCAGTGGGAGTCATGCATTCATCTCCAAAAACTGGGGGATACAAAAGTACTTTGGAAAGAAGTAACCTGAAAACCTCTCCCAGCAACAGTTTGCTCTTGCATCTGCTGAAAAGCCAGAATACCACTAAACACATGAAAGGGTGTGAACAGATTGAGAGAGCCAGCAATTTTGAAGACGGCAGCACACCAACAACTATTGATGAATATTCAGACAACAATCCTAGTTTTACAGAGGATGACAGCAGTGATGATGAAAGCTCCCACTCTAACTGCCTTCCTATAGACCTATCTTTTAAACAGAGGACAGATAAACCAGATGCAGGTCCACCTGCATCACTGGATAACCTGACTCAGTCCTTGCTTCATAACTGGGATCCAAAAGTTTCCTGTCCGGAGAACAAGGAAGACAAAGACACTCCAAAAGCTTCTAAGCTGAATCCCCATCAGAAAGTAACACTACTTCAGCTGTTACTTGGACATAAGAGTGAAGAAAATGTAGACAAGATTACTGACCCTCAGGGACCACACAGTGCGGCTGATGTGGCAAAATTCACTGTACAGACTGGTAAAAGGACTCCAATTACTGACAGTCCCAGTGCAAGTCGAATGACTCCGTTAAGCACTCCCCCTTTGCTGGCTTCTACAAAAGCAGATTCTCCTATAAATCTCTCACACCAATCATTAGCCATCAAGCGTAGCTCACCACCGTATGCCTGCAGCATCCAGCCAGAGAGACTGGTGAATCCCGCATCTAAACATTTGATAGACCtttccaaaagcaaagaaattcaaGGAACTAAGCTGAGCAGGAATGATAGTCCCCAGAACTCTTCGGCATTCAGTGCCAGCAAACTGTTGCAGAACCTTGCTCAGTGTGGCATGCAGACTTCCATGTCAAGTGAAGAACAAAGAGCTAGCAAACACCTGCTAGCAGGAAACACAGATAAACCTGTTGGCTTGATTGACAGATTGAACAGCCCTCTGCTTACAAATAAATTGGGTACgcatgaagaaaataacaaaatattcaGTTGTCAGCCTGCACCTGCTGAACAAGGAATTCCGGGTTCGGAAATAGAAAATCTCCTTGAAAGGCGCACTGTCCTTCAGCTGCTTCTGGGAACTCCCAGTAAAggtaaaagtgaaaagaaagagaggatgCTTTTAAGAGATGAAAGTTCTCAAGAACAGACAGATAAGGCTTTGAACGAGCAAATActgacagtgaaaataaaaactgaaccATCTGAAGAATCAAATATTCCTTATAATTCGAATGCACAACAAGTAAGAGATGGCAAGGATAACGCATTTCAAGGATTTGTACATTCACTGCAGAGAAATGCAGCTACTTCTCCAGCATCCAAGGAGTTGAAATCTGAGCCGATTTCACCTcaagatttctctttttccaaaaACGGCCTACTAAGTAGGTTGCTGAGGCAGAATCAAGACAGTTATCCTGCAGATGAGCTGGACAGAAGTCACCGAAACAATGAGTTGACACACCTTGAATCAAAGAGTCTTTGCACAGTACCGAAGAAGAGGAAGCTTCATGCTGAGCCTTTGGAAAGCCCattaaaaaagatgaaaagtaaTATGTCTGATGCTGCAAACAATCATGCTTCACCTACCGAGGCACTGTATGGGCCTTTGCTTAACCAGCAAGAACTGAAATTCAGCAGAAGTGATGCTGAATTTAAATACACTGTAAGTCACAGTTCAAATAATGAAAGTGAAAATAGGAGTTGGTCTAGAGATAGTAAAGGCTTTAATGTGTTGAAACAGCTGCTTCTCTCAGAAAACTGTGAGAGAGACCTGTCACAACATAGGAATCACATACTAGCTGAGggcaagaaaaaaggaaacaaaaccagtgcAACAATTAATAAACCTGAATTCAGCATTTCATCAGTAAATGCATTAATGGGAAGCCCTGTGCAACAGAACAATTGTGTAGATCATAGAACATTTCAGTATCCTGTAACAGTAAAAAGTCCTGCCGGTTCTCCCTTCCCTGAACATTTGGGGAGTGCAGTATCTAGACTCGAGTCTGACCAGTTTAGCATGTGTCCCATGCCCAGTGAAAAAGGGCCCATCAGATGGGTAATCACAGGTATGGACAAGAATGATTATGAAAAAGACTCTCCAAGACTGACCAAAACCAATCCAATATTGTACTATATGTTACAGAAAGGTGGTAACTCTGTTAGTAGCCAAGAAGCACATGACAAAGAAATTTGGAATGGACCTTCATTTACTGATAGCTCAACTCATGTTACCATCAAAGAGGAGTTGATATCTGATGCAGAGCTTAAAACTCCTTTTACTAACTTAAGAAGCCCTTACAACAGCCATATAGGGAGTAAGACCACTCATCAGCATGCTGTGAATGGAGAAGTGCATGGACTTCTGGAAAAAGTGCGAACAATCAAAAAAGAGCCAGAATAA